From the genome of Nicotiana tabacum cultivar K326 chromosome 2, ASM71507v2, whole genome shotgun sequence:
TGCCCATGGCTGGCGCATGCTATGCTAACATGCACCGAGAGAactttattatatatttatataggtTTTTTTTTCCACATAGAAGGTTTAATGTTTTTGGTTTTGAAATATAAAGTGTGTACCTACAATTGAGTTATATATATAGGAGCTTTTAGAGTAGCTTAATCTTTTTAATTGAAATATAAAATGTGCACCTGCAAAGACTTCTTTTTTCGAGATAAAATGTAATGAGAAAGTAAAGGACCAGCCACATCGTATGGATGACAAACATATAGGAGTAGCTATCTTCTATTTTTAACTCCATTTTTAAGTTCATGAATCTTAGTACTTGGTTGTCTTTACCAACGAACTATAATTTGAAATTCATGCACAACCACAGTTTAACTGAATGAGAGAATACAacaggaaaattaaaaaaattactaCTATAAGAAACGTAAAATATCCAGTTAAAGAAAACAATCAAAGGAAGTTTCAATGCTTATCCCTTTAATAACTTGATCGTCTTGATTGCTTACTGAATTACCAGGAACCTAAAATTTCCTTGAACAAGCACTTCAGTCTATTCTGCATAACACAGCAGAAGAAAGTCACATACTCATATTGTAATCACAAATTAATTGACAAGGCAAATCATATTGAATAAATGTGGATTTAAGTTATACACTCATTATAGAGATTATTAATACTTTAATAAATGGTTAAATTATGTtcgtgtaattttttttttacaccaTCAGATAAATTGACCAACAAGAATAAGTAACTTTTTCAATCAAGTCTGATTTGGTAACACGATAAATAGAGTCAAAATTTACTATAACCAATTAAATTATACTGATAGTGAAGAAAATCTTCACGacagtatatataatttaaatcctTATTATTATAGGGGATAAGAGCAATACTCACACAAAAATGAGTTGTCTTTGTTTTTGCTCCTCTAAGCTTTCTCCAATTTAACCTTCTTTGACAGCATGATTCTTCTCCATGTGTTCCAATGTGCTCATACCTCCATTCCTTATCTTTTGGGCGGAACAAACGGGAAAATGACAATCTAATCCTTCTTGTCCATCTCCATTTCTGCACAAAGTATTAACTCCTATTGACAAGAGACCGTCATAtctcaaacctctctataacataCATCTTTTATACCATCATTTTACTATAATGATCAAGTTTATTTtggaaccaattttcatgttatctTATATTATATGTTCTCCAAATTAAAACATCATTTCGCTATAGTAGACAAAAAATGTCAGATCAAATGATATTGTTATATACCAATTAGACGAAATAAGCATTTCACTAAATCTTGGTACTATTTTAGTGGAGAAGGGGAAAAAAGACAAGCATTTTATCCATTGAGTTTCAAATCGTGTACCAGCTTATTGCCTCGAAGATGATTTTCTTGGttatttaacaaaaaaaaacggaaagaaagaaaaagaaacaatcaTTTCAGTACCATTTAGATGGAATGCTATAAATATATACCTTGTATTTTTGGTTTGATGAATTGTTAGACTTCCACGAGAGTTGTTGATAATTGCCATGTCTTAATTCTTGAGCATAATTCAGGAGTTGTGCTCGACGATCGTAACCTCGCTTTCTTACCGTGCTAGGCCTTGTTAAAAATGGCTTTGGATGATTTCTTTTCGAGGGATTAGATCTATGTTTTGAATCTTTACTTGATAAAGATTCAACATAAACACTGATTATAACTCCTCCTTCCCTTTTCATTATCAAATTTAAGTGACAGCTTATTCTATCAAAATTGGCCTTTGGAATGATAATACAACATTTCACCAGCTAGTCtacattgtcacatactattgtGCTTGCAAAGGTAAGTAGGCTGCTGTTCAGATAAAGAAACTACTTTTGCGAGGTTACAGGTATGTTTTTCGGGGTCTTTGGCCGATGAAAACTGAGAATTAGTTTGGGAACCAATTCCAATTTGGAAAACTTATATATTCCCAAGGGGACAACTTAGTGGCCACAATTTGATCCTTATATATATGACCTCCTAGCAAATGCTGTCCAATTGGATCTTTCTTCACTAATCCGGTGCACAAAGAATTTTGCGTTCACACAGGGTCTGAGGAAGGGCGTActccaaggggtgtgatgtatgCAGCCTAACATGATAGAAGTGTCAATGGCAAATTCCGGAGtaaacatttttcttttatttgttacGTAAAAGATATCCAACTTTATATTCATTACCCAAAAATCacgtttctttcttttattacacaaaaattattttattatgctctagttatcacaataGTCACGTTGATCAGATTTTACAAGTCTTTCACCTGAAAAGTTTATTATTcccttgacattataaatcctctcatttatataataccttctatattatatactatataatatacttttacccaagtattttacttataattaaaataacttaatattattttataataagtAGAATTATTAAATTTGTCAGTAATATTACCGTGAACAAATCTCAAGCCCATGTTCTTAACCATGCTTAATGAGATATTTTTAATAGAAATTATAAATTAAAGCTCACTGATTTATCAGCCAAGCCATACCCATtaatccaataaataaaatactcatATTTAGCATAATGACACATCAAATtaatacttttaaataaataatattaacagataaaacttttaaaaaactTGATATTAAATACAAATATCTTTGaaagttttttaaaattttttattgaATATAAAAAGCTATCATTTGTTAAGCAAATCtgtttttattatttcaaataaatattaaaaataaatattttaaacatttttatatttaagatatgttcatgtttgaatatgattaaacaaattgagtgccatgaaaaaaattaaatgtatggatatattacaaaaataaaaaataaaaaatataaaattattttaattataagtaaaatacctaggtaaaaatatattatatactccctccgatccacaataagtgaccattttacctttttattttggtccaaaataagtgtccatttacataatcaagaaggaattaattttattttcccaaaatttacccttatttacatattccaATGTGTCAACGTAATAATTAATTATGGTTAATttagtgaatatatatatatatattttttctaggAGTTCGTATTTCCTTAATGGGTGTACCAAAGATAAAATGGTCATTTATTGtggacggagggagtattatataatataaaagatattacataaataagaacatttataatgtcaagggcataataggcttttcaagtaaaagtattataaaatctggCAAATGTGACTTTTCTGATAGATAGAgcaaatgaaaataatttttgtgtaacaaaagaaagaaaaatgacttttgggtaatgaacacaaagttgagtgatttttacgtaacaaaaagaagaaaagtgacTTTTGCGTAATCAACACAAATTTGAATGACCACCCCTGAAATTTACTCGCGAATTCCATAACCCGAACATGTGACGTATAGGTCATGCGGAGACAACTTACATTAATCAAGTATGGAAATAAGAAAACATAATTTATGTTCCATTTCTCACATGCTATTTTATTCTACCGACATATTTTACGCTTTTACTTTGTGTTTCTAAAGAGATTTAAAAAATACCACACCAGTAGATCTAAAAGCGTAATGGTGCTGGTTGTTGTGGTAATATGAAAACTCATTTGCTCCAAAATAGAAAAAAGATAACTAATTCTTATTCCTCTGTAAAAATTCTAAAGACATTCTACTTTTGGAATAAGTCTTTTCAGGGAAGTAAAATAATCGAGAATCTTAAATTGTTAGAAGGGAAAAGAGATTACATAGCAAATAAATTGCTAAAGAAGTCTTGCACTTTACCAAGTTAAGGCGGGGTAAAACAAATTCACTCTGTTTACGCTAAACTAATGAATAGATGACATTTGTCGTTACACTGTTAAATCATAATagttaattaatacatattcttACATTAATTTCTAACTTAACTATGATAAATTtaaaagtacaagagggggtTAATTGTAGCCGATTTGTAAAACTTAGTTGACTATGTAGGAAATTAGTCGACTAGACTTTACACAGGAATTAATTGCAGTAGAAATAAACTGAGAAAATAGAAAAGTAAAGGAGGCGTAGcagtttttatactggttcagtaccggtgtggtacctacgtccagttcccttgggtcacaagggttctcttagatcttcAGTACGCATTTACAACAATGATGGTTTTAGTACGTTCACCACCAACGATATACAACAACAATGTTTATTTCTAATATTGACACAACTCTTGTTTTATTTTCTAACTCTTCCTATCTTTTGCAACACTTGTAGACtcaagaatatattttttttgtattaaaaattAGAAAGGTGTAGAAACAGATGTGAAGTTGTGTGCCCTTCGATGCCCTTCTACTTCTTCCGTTATAGCTTGATGAGTCTTCTGATTCCTTATCTTCTGGGATCGCATAACATGAATTATTGAAGGCCTTTCCTTGTGAGGCATAGATATCTAAGAGTGAGACCCAATGGTAGCCTCATGAATCTAGCTTGAAAGGGTAACTATATTTATCCTTGATCTTGACGAACTGGTTCCTCCATTTATCCTTGATTAGAGCTTTTGCAGATTGTTCTTGATTTATTCTCTAGCCGTGATtaactctctttcctttcttgcGAGCTTGAGGATTTTTAGCAAGTCTGATTGATTGACTTTCCTTCTTTGTTCTTTGATTGattgattctctttccatttGATGCAAAGTGCAAAATACATAGCTGTTAAGTTCCTCTGATTTCCCATATGATCTTCTTTCGTTTCATCAATGTCGTTGCTCTTTGAATTTGCACACAATGAGATGTCATTAGTCAAGGCTTCTTTAGATTATTGAAcattattaaaattctaaacttaacaatctccccctttttgatcATGACAATAATCTAAAAAGAGTTCGACTAATTTAGGAGATACTTCCCTTTACGAGTGTACTTCTGCTCCCCCTATCTTTGAGCTCTGATGTGCCTTGTTTGTTCTTCCCGTTGTctttgctctttttcttctccCCCTTTGACATCAATCAAAAAGAGCAAGAAAAGAACAATAGCTAATAATAGTACTAGTTAAGCAGGCAAAAAATATATACAGCTAGCAGTTATACCGGGTATAGTCGACTTACATGCCTATCCAGAcacaaccaaaggaaaaagttttaACATCCAACACACAAAGCAAAATAAAAGATTGTCTAAACAGCCCAGACACTTAATTCCTTCTAAGGAAATACTTCAAGGTGTTGATCACTTTGGTGCAGAAACTGTCATACGAGGCATCAATATTCTTGGTGACTTTGGTAAGCTTCTTAGTTACATCCCGTATAGCCTTGATTCCTTTCCTCTTTGTGGCTTGGAGAGTGATCCTTAGCCTAGCCACATCTGCTCCAAATTCCTTGGTTACTTCCCTGATCTTGTCCACCTGTTCCTTCATAGAGGTTAGCAATTCCTTGATACCTACAATATTTTGCTGCATTAGCAGCAACTGATCTGAGGAAGAGGATTTGTTGACTTCAGATT
Proteins encoded in this window:
- the LOC107759793 gene encoding uncharacterized protein LOC107759793; the encoded protein is MKREGGVIISVYVESLSSKDSKHRSNPSKRNHPKPFLTRPSTVRKRGYDRRAQLLNYAQELRHGNYQQLSWKSNNSSNQKYKKWRWTRRIRLSFSRLFRPKDKEWRYEHIGTHGEESCCQRRLNWRKLRGAKTKTTHFCNRLKCLFKEILGSW